The following coding sequences lie in one Pontibacter sp. G13 genomic window:
- a CDS encoding T9SS type A sorting domain-containing protein, with amino-acid sequence MKRILLFGFIAFLLADVQVLVAKEPVGVQPRTLNGYRVSNDCEAPSESAQLDINNVRALLHNGGDMWWDLVGNPRYEVPKGSQRHSMFASSLWIGGYDDSGNLRIAAQTYRQSGNDFWPGPLTGGETGGDAATDAETCEKWNKMYKINKAEIDAFRADWSDGTLDNAENYPNVMEWPGNASDADGVPLRAFRPDGSMVSAAPFVDVDGDPFNYNPSGGDYPDIDGDQAIWWVINDRGNQHTETGGQAIGIEIHMMAFAFTTANAVNDMTFYRQTVINRSSQVLNQTYIGQWVDSDVGKFNDDYVGCDTLRGLGYSYNADDDDDGPTGYGQNPPAVGVDFFQGPLADPFDGIDNDKDGIIDEPGETIIMSKFVYYNNDFSLIGNPEVAQHFYGYLTGFWKDGSPIVDNFTNGGDGNGYGPSSPGPVTNYMFPGDACAATGWTEENADNPRNEDRRFLQSAGPFTLQPGAVNEIVTGVVWARGYYNDQFGSVCELLAADDIAQALFDANFQLLDGPDAPQASMSEYDRELMLSWGYGEEVKTVRNNFNESYLQADPVLKAQGEPDSLFEFQGYIVYQLQDATVGPNELNDPDRARVVAQCDVKDGVSSIVNRVERAVEGLSQPVIADEVMVEGADDGIFHSVRITRDLFAQGSETGLKNYTPYYFAVIAYAYNDVTSDGRKFVPGNRFFEVIEALPHPIEQEAGGMVTNSSYSDGLLITQIGGVGNGGNFVRITEETEADILENTTAEGIQYQSGAAPISVRVVDPKQVKPLYYRLVIPQDSLLELEEVTADGTVIDSVFTDWMLFESSSPNVSISGTPVYTSTYKKRNDGTAPRPAPLTKNDVVIRDRGISILIGDINPAGDTLDIEGRMGLIGGETSFEDITAPWLTGLPDNEEFGGGIWNWITDGEDRQLDSTGLFVWDKWGDYQTVNSGRWAPYILGRSFSNASNGGDIAPTLPVKSPSSNRQVSPFELIDLSELPDVDIVFTNDPSKWSRCMVIETSPNSSLGSGAWPMSAKYRTSLDIDGNPESGMSPTEGGPYGMSWFPGYAINVNTGERLNIFFGESDWDQVNNGNDMIFNPTSDFGNNLTRAGGRHYVYVTNLPYDGCESIKDTLMNADDAGTSGFAQAIFFDRTGHNLKDVYKHVAWVGIPMLANGFDFNNPLDIPTDARVSLRVNQPFRSRTGLNDVPEFTFNTIEEAVEIGVTSVAEEALEKVLVVPNPYYAYSSYEGGQLENRVKFTNLPQKAKISIFTLNGMMVRQYTKDSDSPEQEWDLKNKDGVPVASGVYIIHVDANVGDQQLGEKIIKLFAVMRQTDLDNF; translated from the coding sequence ATGAAAAGGATTCTGCTGTTTGGCTTTATCGCCTTTTTGTTGGCTGACGTGCAGGTGCTGGTGGCGAAAGAGCCCGTAGGAGTGCAGCCCCGGACTTTGAATGGTTACCGGGTCTCTAATGACTGTGAAGCACCAAGCGAATCTGCCCAGTTGGACATCAACAATGTCCGCGCCCTTCTTCACAATGGAGGGGATATGTGGTGGGACCTCGTAGGGAACCCACGATATGAAGTACCTAAAGGAAGTCAGCGTCACTCTATGTTCGCTAGCTCCTTGTGGATCGGTGGATACGATGATTCCGGTAACCTTCGGATTGCCGCTCAAACTTACCGCCAGTCTGGTAACGACTTCTGGCCAGGGCCTTTGACAGGTGGCGAAACTGGTGGCGATGCCGCTACTGATGCCGAAACCTGTGAGAAATGGAACAAGATGTACAAGATCAACAAGGCGGAAATCGATGCTTTCCGTGCTGACTGGTCTGATGGAACTTTGGACAATGCCGAAAACTACCCCAACGTGATGGAGTGGCCTGGCAATGCTTCCGATGCTGACGGTGTGCCATTGCGTGCTTTCCGTCCAGACGGTTCCATGGTATCTGCGGCTCCATTCGTAGACGTTGACGGAGACCCGTTCAACTATAACCCAAGCGGGGGTGACTATCCTGATATCGATGGTGACCAAGCAATCTGGTGGGTGATCAACGACCGTGGTAACCAACACACCGAAACAGGTGGACAGGCGATCGGTATCGAGATCCACATGATGGCATTTGCCTTCACCACTGCGAATGCGGTAAACGACATGACCTTCTACCGTCAGACTGTTATCAACCGCTCCAGCCAAGTCCTGAACCAGACTTACATTGGTCAGTGGGTTGACTCCGACGTCGGTAAGTTCAACGATGACTACGTAGGTTGTGACACCCTTCGCGGATTGGGTTACTCCTACAATGCGGATGACGACGATGATGGTCCTACCGGTTATGGTCAAAACCCTCCAGCTGTTGGGGTTGACTTCTTCCAAGGCCCATTGGCGGATCCATTCGACGGAATTGACAACGACAAAGATGGAATCATCGACGAACCCGGTGAGACCATCATCATGTCCAAGTTTGTATACTACAACAACGACTTCTCCTTGATTGGTAACCCAGAGGTTGCTCAGCACTTCTACGGATACCTGACTGGATTCTGGAAAGATGGCTCTCCAATCGTAGACAACTTCACCAACGGTGGAGACGGTAACGGATATGGCCCATCTAGCCCCGGTCCTGTAACCAACTACATGTTCCCTGGTGATGCATGTGCGGCTACAGGTTGGACTGAGGAGAATGCCGACAACCCACGTAACGAGGACCGCCGTTTCTTGCAATCTGCAGGTCCATTTACCCTCCAGCCAGGTGCGGTCAATGAGATCGTAACAGGGGTTGTTTGGGCACGTGGATACTATAATGACCAGTTTGGTTCTGTCTGCGAATTGTTGGCTGCAGATGACATTGCCCAGGCTTTGTTTGATGCCAACTTCCAGTTGCTCGATGGTCCTGATGCCCCTCAAGCTTCCATGAGCGAATACGATCGCGAATTGATGTTGAGCTGGGGATATGGAGAGGAAGTGAAAACTGTCCGTAACAACTTCAACGAAAGCTACCTTCAGGCTGACCCAGTATTGAAGGCGCAAGGCGAGCCGGATTCATTGTTCGAATTCCAAGGGTACATCGTATACCAATTGCAGGATGCGACTGTAGGTCCAAACGAATTGAATGATCCAGACCGCGCACGTGTCGTTGCTCAGTGTGACGTGAAAGACGGTGTTTCTTCTATCGTCAACCGTGTAGAAAGAGCCGTTGAAGGACTGAGCCAGCCAGTTATTGCTGACGAGGTAATGGTTGAAGGTGCTGATGATGGAATCTTCCACTCAGTACGGATCACCCGCGACCTCTTCGCTCAGGGTTCCGAGACTGGTTTGAAGAACTACACCCCTTATTACTTTGCAGTGATCGCTTATGCCTACAACGATGTGACTTCTGATGGTCGCAAGTTTGTACCGGGCAACAGATTCTTCGAAGTGATCGAGGCACTCCCTCACCCGATCGAGCAAGAAGCAGGTGGTATGGTGACCAACTCTAGCTACAGCGATGGCTTGTTGATCACGCAAATCGGTGGTGTTGGTAACGGAGGAAACTTCGTACGCATCACAGAAGAAACCGAAGCTGACATTCTTGAAAATACTACCGCAGAAGGAATCCAGTACCAATCAGGTGCTGCGCCTATTTCTGTAAGAGTGGTAGATCCTAAGCAAGTGAAGCCTCTTTACTACCGATTGGTAATCCCTCAAGATTCCCTCTTGGAACTGGAAGAAGTTACTGCTGATGGAACTGTGATCGACTCTGTATTCACAGACTGGATGCTGTTCGAAAGCTCTTCTCCAAATGTGTCTATCTCAGGAACGCCTGTTTACACTTCTACTTACAAGAAGCGTAACGACGGTACTGCTCCACGTCCTGCTCCATTGACCAAGAACGATGTAGTCATCCGCGATCGTGGTATCTCCATCCTGATTGGCGATATTAACCCTGCTGGTGATACTTTGGATATCGAAGGTCGCATGGGATTGATTGGCGGTGAAACTTCTTTCGAGGACATTACTGCTCCATGGTTGACAGGTCTGCCAGACAACGAAGAGTTCGGTGGCGGTATCTGGAACTGGATTACCGACGGTGAAGATCGTCAGTTGGACTCCACTGGATTGTTCGTATGGGACAAGTGGGGAGATTACCAGACAGTGAATAGCGGACGTTGGGCGCCTTACATCTTGGGTCGTTCCTTCTCCAATGCATCCAATGGTGGTGATATTGCTCCGACCTTGCCAGTGAAGTCTCCTTCTTCCAACAGACAGGTTTCTCCATTCGAATTGATCGACTTGAGCGAGTTGCCTGACGTGGATATTGTATTCACCAACGATCCTTCCAAATGGTCTCGTTGTATGGTCATCGAAACTAGCCCGAACTCTAGCTTGGGATCTGGTGCATGGCCGATGTCTGCCAAGTACCGCACAAGCTTGGATATCGACGGAAACCCTGAGTCTGGAATGTCTCCAACTGAAGGCGGACCTTACGGTATGAGCTGGTTCCCTGGGTATGCAATCAACGTGAACACAGGTGAGCGTCTGAATATCTTCTTCGGAGAGAGTGATTGGGACCAAGTCAACAATGGTAACGACATGATCTTCAACCCGACTTCTGACTTTGGAAACAACTTGACCAGAGCGGGTGGACGCCACTATGTATATGTAACCAACTTGCCTTACGATGGCTGTGAGTCTATCAAGGACACCTTGATGAACGCAGACGATGCTGGTACCTCTGGATTTGCTCAGGCGATCTTCTTTGACCGCACTGGACACAACTTGAAGGACGTCTACAAGCATGTTGCTTGGGTAGGTATCCCAATGTTGGCCAATGGATTTGACTTCAACAACCCATTGGATATCCCGACTGATGCACGCGTTTCTCTTCGCGTCAACCAGCCTTTCCGTTCTCGCACAGGTCTCAACGATGTCCCAGAGTTTACCTTCAATACCATCGAAGAGGCTGTGGAAATCGGAGTTACTTCTGTTGCCGAGGAGGCTTTGGAGAAAGTGTTGGTGGTTCCAAACCCATACTATGCATATTCTTCTTACGAGGGTGGACAGCTGGAAAACCGAGTGAAGTTTACCAACCTGCCCCAGAAGGCCAAGATCAGCATCTTCACCTTGAACGGGATGATGGTGCGCCAGTACACCAAAGATTCTGATTCTCCCGAACAAGAGTGGGACTTGAAGAACAAAGACGGTGTGCCGGTAGCTTCTGGCGTGTATATCATCCATGTTGACGCCAATGTGGGCGATCAGCAGTTGGGTGAGAAGATCATCAAGCTGTTTGCTGTGATGAGACAAACTGACCTCGACAACTTCTAG
- a CDS encoding TonB-dependent receptor domain-containing protein codes for MLRRFSTLSLFLLMICHWAVAQDGKLAGKVLDKDGLPVSFATVVVFDGELVKHGGQTDAEGTFSFNPVAAGTYRVQARYLGNVKAVDGVSVVSGQTRRIEIKFSGDAAAAMDTVEIVAEDPIQNDPVVGSQMSGDEIRQSAIRNVNAIAGMTAGVNAGVDGGLPSIRGARASATTYYIDGVRVRGLSNLPQASIQSVQVFTGGTPAEFGDFTGGVIALTSRNPASSFSGTVEGYSSRLTDAYNHNQASVTLTGPLAFKKTTLEDGQTFKSSVLGFFINGELFYNEDGGPSAAGIYKLNDSVLADLQAVPVEISEDGNTFRSRANFVGADDIEEIKAKQNNSQLRFRALARIDFQPTDNIILKVGGNYERIDIDQWGTTNMLFSPDVRSKFYGNQYRGWARFQQSFNTKSKNALVRNLFYSLQADYSLYERRFMNSQHRENFFDYGYVGKFEFDQVPVYGYFNNPTGDDLSSSPYWRTLGYLDQNLTFDDSDTRNPELAAYNNVIFDYAEQNGLPSFSFLAQDPITYGISNLQELAFRQGILNGGGPRAVYSLQSGVGATAGSYTKFDFERYGFSGQATAEIGPHNLKLGFEFEQRVERYYAISARSLWGLMRQLTNFHLNNLEDDPALYSYMMNAGGEWNDTISVPFAYNAQDQTAFDIKLREKLGLEIDGTQRINIDALAPEDFSLDMFTADELLQGGLGYINYYGYDYLGNKATPVADERFFTDPINRPQNAYAPTYVSAFIQDKFEFEDIIFNIGLRVDRFDANQKVLKDPYSLVDTYTASDLSALWDDYELPEGVGGTYVPYVSNVDPTEADIIGYRDGEVWYDRNGAPISSNEIANGSPNGRPLPYIREADTVSINSFKDYEPQTVFMPRISFSFPITDQASFFAHYDVLAQRPGQASPTTSSLLAGQISQYAFLENRPTVAVTNPNLQPEITIDYEAGFKQRVGERMAITISAFYRDMKNMIRYRRYNNAYPYTYDTYDNLDFGTVKGFNFIADMRRWNNLRFSANYTLQFSDATGSSFNSARAVVNSLDGVGVLRSAFPTGSDQRHAINVNMDYRFVGSAMGPGFDIGGKTIYPLKNAGANMVLYMGSGTPYSASAAPAPSILSGVNITNQLQGTPNGARKPWQFRVDLRLDKSFDFGGKVKNEKRGRVYSFNVFAEMLNVLDIQNITNVYRFTGLPDDDGYLTSASGELFTLRQIDPEAFVDQYTTLLINPGNYSLPRRIRLGVLFNF; via the coding sequence ATGCTACGAAGATTTAGTACCCTCTCATTGTTCCTGCTGATGATTTGCCATTGGGCCGTTGCCCAGGATGGTAAACTGGCAGGTAAAGTCCTGGACAAGGACGGTTTGCCGGTCTCCTTCGCCACAGTTGTGGTGTTTGATGGAGAGCTGGTCAAACACGGTGGTCAGACGGACGCCGAAGGAACATTCAGTTTCAACCCTGTGGCTGCCGGTACTTATCGGGTGCAGGCGAGATACCTTGGGAATGTGAAAGCCGTGGACGGGGTTTCGGTCGTATCTGGACAGACCAGACGGATCGAGATCAAGTTTTCCGGCGATGCTGCTGCGGCGATGGATACCGTAGAAATCGTGGCGGAAGATCCCATCCAGAACGACCCTGTGGTAGGTTCTCAAATGAGTGGTGATGAGATTCGCCAGTCAGCCATCCGAAACGTGAACGCCATTGCGGGTATGACCGCTGGTGTAAACGCCGGGGTCGATGGTGGATTGCCTTCCATTCGGGGTGCACGTGCTAGTGCCACCACTTACTACATCGATGGTGTCCGGGTTCGTGGACTTTCCAACCTTCCACAGGCCAGTATCCAGTCGGTTCAGGTATTCACCGGTGGTACACCCGCCGAGTTTGGTGACTTTACCGGTGGGGTCATTGCCTTGACCTCCCGAAATCCTGCTTCCTCGTTCTCCGGAACGGTAGAGGGATACTCCTCTAGATTGACGGATGCATACAACCACAATCAGGCTTCTGTAACCTTGACAGGACCATTGGCATTCAAGAAGACTACCTTGGAAGACGGACAGACGTTCAAGTCTTCCGTATTGGGCTTCTTTATCAATGGCGAGCTCTTCTACAACGAAGACGGCGGTCCTTCTGCTGCTGGTATCTACAAGCTCAACGACTCTGTGTTGGCTGACTTGCAGGCTGTACCAGTGGAGATCTCCGAAGATGGAAACACCTTCCGGAGCCGTGCCAACTTTGTCGGTGCAGATGACATCGAGGAGATCAAGGCCAAGCAAAACAACTCTCAGTTGCGTTTCCGTGCGTTGGCACGTATCGACTTCCAACCTACGGATAACATTATCCTGAAGGTCGGTGGTAACTACGAGCGTATCGACATCGATCAATGGGGAACGACCAACATGTTGTTCTCTCCAGATGTGAGAAGCAAATTTTACGGAAACCAATACCGAGGCTGGGCGCGCTTCCAACAGAGCTTCAACACCAAGAGCAAAAACGCGCTGGTGCGTAACCTCTTCTATTCTTTGCAGGCTGACTACTCATTGTATGAGCGTCGATTCATGAACTCACAGCACCGTGAGAATTTCTTCGACTATGGATATGTCGGAAAGTTTGAATTTGACCAAGTGCCTGTTTATGGATACTTCAACAATCCAACTGGAGACGATCTCTCTTCTTCTCCATACTGGCGTACGCTGGGATACTTGGATCAGAACTTGACGTTCGACGATTCCGATACCCGCAACCCTGAGTTGGCTGCCTACAACAATGTGATCTTTGATTACGCGGAGCAGAACGGACTTCCTTCCTTCAGCTTCCTCGCACAAGATCCAATTACCTACGGTATCTCCAACTTGCAAGAATTGGCTTTCCGCCAAGGTATCTTGAATGGTGGTGGTCCTCGTGCGGTATACTCTCTCCAGAGTGGGGTAGGCGCTACTGCTGGTTCTTACACCAAGTTTGACTTCGAGCGTTATGGATTCTCTGGACAGGCAACTGCGGAGATTGGTCCTCACAACTTGAAGTTGGGATTTGAGTTCGAGCAACGTGTGGAGCGTTACTACGCGATCTCCGCTCGTAGCCTTTGGGGATTGATGCGCCAGTTGACCAACTTCCACTTGAACAACTTGGAGGATGATCCTGCCTTGTACTCTTACATGATGAATGCAGGAGGAGAGTGGAACGATACGATCTCTGTACCATTTGCATACAACGCTCAAGACCAGACAGCATTCGACATCAAGTTGCGTGAGAAGTTGGGTCTGGAAATTGACGGAACTCAGCGAATCAACATTGACGCTTTGGCTCCTGAAGATTTCTCCCTCGACATGTTCACGGCTGACGAACTGTTGCAAGGTGGATTGGGATACATCAACTACTATGGCTATGACTACCTCGGTAACAAAGCCACTCCTGTAGCGGATGAGCGTTTCTTCACCGATCCTATCAACCGTCCTCAGAATGCTTATGCACCTACTTATGTGTCTGCATTTATCCAGGACAAGTTTGAGTTTGAAGATATCATCTTCAACATCGGTTTGCGTGTTGACCGTTTCGATGCCAACCAAAAGGTATTGAAGGACCCATATTCTTTGGTAGATACCTATACGGCTTCTGATCTTTCCGCATTGTGGGACGATTACGAATTGCCAGAAGGTGTAGGCGGGACCTACGTTCCTTATGTATCGAATGTAGACCCAACCGAAGCTGACATTATCGGATATCGCGACGGTGAGGTATGGTATGATCGCAACGGTGCGCCTATTTCTTCCAACGAAATTGCCAATGGATCTCCAAACGGTCGTCCATTGCCATACATCCGCGAAGCTGACACTGTGAGCATCAACTCCTTCAAGGACTACGAGCCACAGACGGTATTCATGCCACGTATCTCGTTCTCCTTCCCGATTACGGATCAGGCTTCCTTCTTCGCTCACTACGATGTATTGGCTCAGCGTCCGGGGCAGGCTTCTCCAACTACTTCTTCTTTGTTGGCAGGTCAGATTTCCCAGTATGCATTCTTGGAAAACCGTCCTACTGTAGCAGTTACCAACCCTAACCTGCAACCAGAAATCACCATCGACTACGAGGCTGGTTTCAAGCAGCGTGTGGGTGAGCGTATGGCGATCACGATCTCCGCGTTCTATCGCGACATGAAGAACATGATCCGCTACCGCCGCTACAACAATGCGTATCCATATACTTACGATACTTACGACAACTTGGACTTTGGTACTGTCAAAGGTTTCAACTTCATCGCAGACATGCGCCGTTGGAACAACCTTCGCTTCAGTGCCAACTATACCCTCCAGTTCTCTGACGCGACTGGTTCTAGCTTCAACTCTGCACGAGCAGTAGTAAACTCCCTTGACGGGGTAGGGGTATTGCGTTCTGCATTCCCAACTGGCTCAGACCAACGTCATGCGATCAATGTGAACATGGACTACCGCTTCGTAGGAAGTGCCATGGGACCTGGCTTCGACATCGGAGGCAAGACCATCTACCCATTGAAAAATGCTGGTGCGAACATGGTTCTCTACATGGGATCAGGTACACCATACTCTGCATCTGCAGCTCCTGCTCCATCTATCCTGTCTGGTGTCAACATCACCAACCAGCTTCAAGGTACTCCAAACGGTGCCCGCAAGCCTTGGCAGTTCCGTGTTGACTTGCGTCTCGACAAGAGCTTCGACTTCGGAGGCAAAGTGAAGAATGAAAAAAGAGGACGTGTATACAGCTTCAATGTATTCGCAGAGATGCTGAACGTTTTGGATATCCAGAATATCACGAATGTATACCGATTCACTGGTCTGCCTGATGACGATGGCTACTTGACAAGTGCTAGTGGAGAGCTCTTTACATTGCGCCAAATCGATCCTGAAGCTTTCGTGGATCAATACACAACTCTGCTGATCAATCCCGGCAACTATAGCTTGCCACGAAGAATTCGTCTGGGGGTACTGTTTAACTTTTAA
- a CDS encoding Crp/Fnr family transcriptional regulator has translation MKQGEQIEDRIRLLTSNGRFSFEEGLIHEMAQVGTHRTLPDDYVFMEPGNPVTQIPLVLKGALKISREGKDGEELLLYFLEGGDTCAMSLTCCMNHKLSEVRVTTEGPTEVMLIPATVMDSWIVKYPSWRSFVFESYNLRLDELLESVDTVSFLNMDQRLLKYLKDKAYVTGSMDITSTHQEIAQDLNSSRVVISRLLKRLERDGLIQLSRNKITILKLT, from the coding sequence ATGAAACAAGGCGAACAGATCGAAGATAGGATTCGGCTCCTGACCTCCAACGGGCGCTTTTCCTTTGAGGAGGGCCTGATCCACGAAATGGCGCAAGTAGGGACTCATCGGACTTTGCCGGATGACTATGTCTTCATGGAGCCGGGCAATCCGGTCACGCAAATTCCGCTTGTCCTCAAAGGCGCGCTCAAGATTTCTCGGGAAGGGAAGGATGGAGAAGAGCTTTTGCTGTACTTTTTGGAGGGAGGAGATACGTGTGCGATGTCGCTGACTTGCTGCATGAATCACAAACTCAGCGAGGTTCGGGTCACCACCGAAGGCCCTACCGAGGTCATGCTGATTCCTGCGACGGTAATGGATAGCTGGATTGTCAAGTATCCCTCTTGGCGGAGCTTTGTGTTTGAAAGCTATAATCTGCGGCTAGACGAATTGCTGGAATCAGTCGATACGGTCAGTTTCCTCAACATGGACCAGCGATTGTTGAAATACCTCAAGGATAAAGCCTATGTGACGGGTTCGATGGACATCACGAGTACCCATCAGGAGATTGCACAGGATCTAAACTCCTCCCGTGTGGTGATTTCCAGGCTGTTGAAACGCTTGGAACGCGATGGGTTGATCCAACTTTCGCGCAACAAGATCACCATCCTGAAATTGACTTGA
- a CDS encoding solute carrier family 26 protein has protein sequence MQIRKFLPITDWIKTYDRSMLSGDLSAGLTVGVMLIPQGMAYSMLAGLPPIYGLYASIVPLILYALFGTSRQLAVGPVAMVALLIATGVGAIVPADSVEFIAYAILLALMVGIIQLLMGMLRLGFLVDFLSHPVISGFTSAAALIIGLSQLKHLLGLDIPRSSHIHEIIGHVAANISDIHLPTILLGLGAIAVLLAIKKFKIRIPGALVVVILGTLAVYLGKLDGMGMKIVGDVPSGLPSFGIPLMEWSAIQALFPMALTISLVGFMESFAVAKSIQAKHKNYEVDANQELIALGVANIGGSFFQAFPTTGGFSRTAVNDQAGAQSGMASLISAALIMVTLLFLTPLFYYLPKAVLAAIIMVAVFGLIDIKEVKHLWHADRQDLMMLLATFAATLTLGIEEGIAVGVGLSLLMVIIRTAYPHMARMGKMPEADIFRNVGRFEEAEEHPEYLVVRLDAPLYFANANRVRSFIEKQQKDKHGTLKGILFNMEAVNGLDSSGAHMLAELAEDLQRDGIALYLTDIKGPIRDIMHRHHLPEALGSGRIYTTLEEAWHCLNGRDPKLATSYWKQIG, from the coding sequence ATGCAGATTCGGAAATTCCTACCCATTACGGATTGGATCAAGACTTATGATCGAAGCATGCTATCCGGCGATCTCTCCGCCGGATTGACTGTCGGGGTCATGCTGATCCCACAAGGCATGGCGTACTCCATGCTCGCGGGCCTCCCCCCCATTTATGGTCTTTACGCATCCATTGTACCACTGATCCTATACGCGCTATTCGGCACCTCCCGCCAATTGGCAGTTGGGCCCGTGGCGATGGTTGCCTTGCTGATTGCCACCGGGGTCGGCGCGATTGTTCCCGCGGATAGTGTGGAATTCATCGCCTATGCCATCCTGCTAGCGTTGATGGTGGGGATCATCCAATTGCTGATGGGCATGCTGAGGCTGGGGTTTCTGGTAGATTTCCTTTCTCATCCAGTGATCAGTGGATTCACCTCGGCTGCGGCATTGATCATCGGACTCAGCCAGCTCAAGCACCTACTCGGGTTGGATATCCCGCGCAGTAGTCATATCCATGAGATCATCGGGCATGTCGCTGCGAATATCTCGGACATTCACCTCCCCACCATCTTGCTGGGCCTCGGAGCAATTGCCGTCCTGCTGGCCATCAAGAAATTCAAGATCCGAATCCCCGGGGCGCTGGTAGTCGTGATCCTCGGAACGCTGGCCGTGTATCTGGGCAAATTGGATGGAATGGGCATGAAGATCGTCGGCGATGTCCCCAGTGGATTGCCGAGTTTTGGCATTCCGCTGATGGAATGGAGTGCCATCCAAGCGCTTTTCCCGATGGCATTGACCATCTCGCTGGTGGGCTTCATGGAATCTTTTGCCGTAGCGAAGTCCATTCAAGCCAAGCACAAAAACTACGAAGTGGATGCCAACCAAGAGCTGATCGCTTTGGGCGTGGCCAATATCGGAGGCTCCTTCTTTCAGGCGTTTCCCACTACTGGAGGATTTTCACGGACAGCTGTCAATGACCAAGCTGGCGCCCAATCAGGCATGGCTTCCCTCATCTCTGCCGCGCTGATCATGGTGACTCTACTCTTTTTGACACCGCTATTCTACTATCTCCCCAAAGCCGTATTGGCGGCGATCATCATGGTGGCGGTTTTCGGACTGATCGACATCAAGGAAGTCAAGCACCTCTGGCATGCGGATCGGCAGGACCTGATGATGTTGTTGGCCACATTCGCGGCGACCTTGACACTCGGAATCGAAGAAGGAATCGCAGTGGGAGTCGGACTTTCCCTGCTGATGGTAATCATCCGCACGGCCTACCCACACATGGCCCGCATGGGCAAAATGCCCGAAGCAGACATCTTCCGGAATGTAGGGCGATTTGAGGAAGCCGAGGAGCACCCTGAATATCTCGTCGTCCGCCTTGACGCACCGTTGTACTTCGCCAATGCCAACAGGGTCCGGAGCTTCATCGAAAAGCAGCAAAAGGACAAACACGGAACGCTCAAGGGAATCCTGTTCAACATGGAAGCCGTCAATGGTCTGGATTCCAGCGGCGCTCACATGCTGGCGGAATTGGCAGAGGACCTTCAGCGGGATGGCATTGCGCTGTATCTCACCGATATCAAAGGCCCGATCCGCGATATCATGCACCGTCATCATCTTCCGGAGGCATTGGGGTCCGGCAGGATCTACACCACCTTGGAAGAGGCGTGGCATTGCCTCAATGGCCGCGATCCCAAATTGGCGACGAGCTACTGGAAGCAAATCGGGTAA